One Felis catus isolate Fca126 chromosome D1, F.catus_Fca126_mat1.0, whole genome shotgun sequence DNA segment encodes these proteins:
- the FAM181B gene encoding protein FAM181B — protein sequence MAVQAALLSTHPFVPFGFGGSPDGLGGAFGALDKGCCFEDDETGTPAGELLAGNEGGDMREATRDLLSFIDSASSNIKLALDKPGKSKRKVNHRKYLQKQIKRCSGLMGAAPPGPPSPGAADTPAKRPLAAPSAQAVAVPPHGKAVPRREASQAAAAASLQSRSLAALFDSLRHVPGDTEGAGGSLAAPAAGLGGAGAGGSGGEAAGTAGGTAVPGARKVPLRARNLPPSFFTEPSRAGGGGCGPSGPGVSLGDLEKGAEALEFFELLGPDYGAGTEASVLLAAEPLDVFPTGAAVLRGPPELEPGLFEPPPAMVGSLLYSESWSAPGCPQTKKPPLAAPRGGLTLNEPLRPLYPSAADSPGAEDGPGLLASFAPFFSDCALPAPPPPHQVSYDYSAGYSRTAYSSLWRPDGVWEGAPGEEGAHRD from the coding sequence ATGGCGGTGCAGGCGGCCCTCCTTAGCACGCACCCCTTCGTCCCCTTCGGCTTCGGGGGCTCCCCGGACGGGCTGGGGGGCGCCTTCGGAGCCCTGGACAAGGGCTGCTGTTTCGAGGATGATGAGACCGGGACGCCAGCGGGCGAGCTGCTGGCGGGCAACGAGGGCGGGGACATGCGCGAGGCCACCCGCGACCTGCTCAGCTTCATCGACTCGGCGTCCAGCAACATCAAGCTGGCACTGGACAAGCCAGGCAAGTCGAAGCGGAAGGTGAACCACCGCAAGTACCTGCAGAAGCAGATCAAGCGCTGCAGCGGCCTGATGGGCGCCGCGCCCCCCGGCCCGCCCTCTCCGGGCGCCGCCGACACGCCCGCCAAACGGCCGCTCGCCGCCCCCAGCGCCCAGGCCGTCGCGGTCCCGCCCCACGGCAAGGCTGTCCCCCGGCGGGAGGCATCGCAGGCCGCGGCGGCCGCCAGCCTACAGAGCCGGAGCCTGGCCGCGCTCTTCGACTCGCTGCGCCACGTCCCTGGGGACACCGAGGGGGCCGGGGGTTCGCTGGCTGCGCCCGCCGCCGGGCTCGGCGGAGCGGGCGCCGGGGGCTCGGGAGGGGAGGCGGCCGGCACCGCGGGAGGTACGGCGGTCCCCGGCGCCAGGAAGGTCCCGCTGCGGGCCCGCAACCTGCCCCCATCCTTCTTCACCGAGCCGTcccgggcgggcggcggcggctgcggcccGTCGGGGCCCGGCGTGAGCCTGGGCGACTTGGAGAAGGGCGCCGAGGCCCTGGAGTTCTTCGAGCTGCTGGGGCCCGACTACGGCGCCGGCACCGAGGCGAGCGTCTTGCTCGCCGCAGAGCCTCTCGATGTGTTCCCTACGGGAGCCGCCGTCCTGCGGGGTCCCCCGGAGTTGGAGCCCGGTCTCTTTGAGCCGCCACCTGCGATGGTGGGGAGCCTACTGTACTCCGAGTCCTGGAGCGCCCCGGGCTGCCCCCAGACCAAGAAGCCGCCCCTGGCTGCCCCCCGCGGCGGCTTGACCTTGAACGAGCCCTTGCGCCCCCTGTACCCCTCCGCCGCGGACTCTCCGGGAGCGGAGGACGGGCCCGGCCTTTTGGCGTCTTTCGCCCCCTTCTTCTCAGACTGCGCCCTGCCCGCGCCACCGCCGCCGCACCAGGTGTCCTACGATTACAGCGCGGGCTACAGCCGCACGGCTTACTCCAGCCTCTGGAGACCGGACGGGGTTTGGGAAGGGGCgcccggggaggagggggcgcACCGGGACTGA